A region of the Harpia harpyja isolate bHarHar1 chromosome 14, bHarHar1 primary haplotype, whole genome shotgun sequence genome:
TAGTCAACATAATTCCCAAATTACACAAGAATATTCAAAAAATTGTTCCTATGGATCATGATGGACGCACCCTTATTTGGCAGTTTACAGAACTAACGCTCTTAATCTGACCATACGGATGAATGTAACTGCCTGGCTTGCCTAATaaacctttcaaaatacttcttttgaaagagaaacagaGCATAGTGCAGCTCAACAATGGAAATTCAAAACAGAACCctcaaggaaaaaaggaaaaaacaggttTCCCTAGGTTCAGGGCAGTATTATTTTCAGTCTCCAGCCTTGTCCCAGCTTTCGGCAGATGGAGCAACCTAGGCAGGCTGTGATAGTCCACATCCAAAGGAGATTTTACCCTTTGGGGCCAATGCACTAGTGCCACTCTTCCAAAAGGTACAAAGATCAAAATCTTCTTTAAAGAGTTCTTGGGAACAATCACATTGTTCTGTACACACCTGTTAGAAGAAAAATCCCACAAACCTGAACAGCTCAACGATACTCCAGAAATAAAATACGAAGAACACCACAGGTTTGCTCTGCATTTCCTCTAAGCTTCCGAGgataacaaacaaaataaagtttcttCCAAGTAtctgtttaagaaaaacaaattaaggaACAGTCACACTCTTcatgaaaagaaagagcaagtcCTTGCTGTCAAAAACACGCAGGGTATCTACTCTTCATGTCTGAAACATATGCTGAGCACATAACtaactctgcagctgagctgtgacCTGCTTCTTAGAAGCatgtgttttgctctgtatttaaGTGCAATCCAAGGGACCTAGTCTTAAATCATCTATCCCCATTTTTATGCACAATAACCACAACCAGGATAAAAAGGGCACTGGCACCAAATCAAAATCATGTACTTTTCAtcagctgcttcttgcttttgTTGTCCTCAAGTATCTTACCTAGGTGATGGAAGAAGACAGCCTCCCACAGCTAAGACTGGTATGCATGGATTCCTGCCTCTTGAATAATATATTCTCTAGTCCAGTGCCAGTGAGGTTGTTATCACTTATTTTAGGAGAGTCTCAACACTTGTGTAAAATAGAGATTTACTTTAAACATGGGAAGAGCAAGGAGAAGAATCTTAAAGTATTACCTGCACTACAGCAGGTATCAGCGGTGATCTGACTAGTCCTATCAGTGAATTCATGATCTCCATTAGTGCCAGGGTGTGACAGAAATACATCATGTCAGCAACAGTGTGAAATGTGTCATAGAAGGAATCTGTAAGACACAGGAAACCATTTTAGAGAACAAATGAATTTCCACGTCCAGGAAGCTGGCACAGCAGCATAGGTTTTGGTAACAGGATTCTAGCtgtatctgaaaaaaacattatGCATAATTATGTAACTTCTTTATAGGCCTTATCTTGAAGTTACAGCAGTTAGACCAGAAACAATGCTCAAGTGGTCTTTTTCATAAACAGAAGGATCAAGAGCTATTTCAGTAATTACTTTACAAAAAAGCGATAGCACTGTACCTCAATAGAATGAATCGTTCTTGCTGCAAAAACAAAATATTCTGCCCAgctcattttcagaaatactaacATTGCAGTGAGCGAGACATTTTGCTCCAACTGATTTCTTTAGAAGTAATCTTGACAGAGTACAAGTATCATTCATCAAGTATCATTCATCAGAATATGCAGTTGTGATTTACAAGAGGACAGTATTTTCCTATGCTTGACACTGTGATAGCTTTTGAGAGGGTTTTGTTGTGTGCTTCGGTGATGCATTTACAGTTTTGTTTCCTAAGTATGTCTTCCTTTAGATTTCGCTATTCGGAAAGTATTAAAAACAacactaaaaaaccaaaacaactcccCCCATGTGAATAAAATAGTGCTTTTTACTTGCCTTTTCCTAAGATGAACAGTCGTACTGTCATGTTCACAAAAATCCAAGAGAATCCCAAAAACTGTACAAGATTATACATGATTAAGTATCCCTTCTTCAGGTGTTTGAAAGCTAAAATCAATAAGAAACACATCAGGTGAGCAGAGTACAATGGTAACTCTTCTGCAAAGAGCACAGCTGCAAACCAGGCTTTCTATGAGAATAAAGCTTGCAAGAAAAAGGGAAGCTATTGATTGCGATAAAAGGGTTGCTGTGTGCACTGTGGTTCTGCCTGCTTTTACCATCATCTGCTAGAATTCAGTTCTTGCtagtcatatttttttaaattccttggaAACTGCAGtccatttgttttaaatttctaaaTAGCTCACAATACAAAGGTCCCCCTCCAAGATGCACCAAGCCAGTCAAAATTGCTCCACAAGACTTGAGGTTTTGCATATAAGAGTGACAGAAGCTTTCTAAACCCCACCTTACACACTTAAAAAGGTTATGGTTACTTACGGTCTTTTGGGACTCTGgattctattttcattttgttaatcttttcttcttccttaagaTGAAGGATAAGGTTTTAAAGACTGTTACTGTAATTAGCAAGTGATTTGTTAACTATACTACTGCAAAGCTAGTGGGTTTAAAACTCAGCTAAGCAGCCAGTTGCTAGAGGGAGGGTTTAAATTTTCAGCTGCATAAAACACCACATTGATCATCCAGAAATTATGGTACAGCAAAAGCTAGAGGGTGTTAACTAGTTATCCTGCCTTCACTATGTATTTTATTCTAGTAATTAGatgcttttgctgaaaaagcctgctgttttctgtgttaATTCTCAATTATTACTGATTCTTAGAGCTGTTCCTTAAAACATTTCATGACCCACCAGTGACCTGAAGGGAACTGAGAACATCCAGCCCAGGCTCTCTGCCTGCCCTTCACCGCTGCTTTCTTGCTCCTGGCATTGCAGCGGCCCTTTCTCCTCCGCGCTAAGCTCAGTGGCTGTGGAGGGGAACAGGGCAGCGTTTGTtgtaaaacagatttgcagaAATGTGGTCTGTTCAAGTCTTTTCCAAGATGGTCTTGCACCTCCCTGCTGCAGTAAGCTGCTCGAGCTTACCAGATGGTGGGAATGCACCATCGGGGCCAGCCCAGCAGCTCAGGAAAGCCTTAGAAATCCCTGCTTTCCAGACAAGCACTGCCCAGGACTGGCATCTCTGGGCTCTGTATGGCACATTGATATGATCCTCATATGGATCAGGACACAGGGCTGCAAAGGCATTAGGCAAGGGGTGCAAGCCTTTGGCTGCAGACCCTGGCCAGTGCTGAGCTAGTGCAGAGCCACCAGTTCAGATTCACGCTGCTGCTCTTTCTAGTCAGAAGTGTGCCTATTTCCGAATTCCTGCTTACAATTTGAACTGTTTAACCAATTCTATGTGGGATCTGTAAGAAATAGCAGTAACAATCAGCATGCCAGACAACTCCAGGCAAATGAAGAACAGAAGTTCCAGCACAGGAGAACAGCTATCCTTGCTTTGTAGCTGACAGCACAAGCCACACGTGCCCACAGGACTGACCTTCTCCTTCAGTTCCATTTCAGCATCCGATTCATCTAACCAGCGGTCGAAGTCAGGAGCTAGGAAGAGTGGGCGCTTCTCTTGCTTGGTGAGTCTCTCCCACCAATTACTCTCTTTTTTCTGCACAGTGATGTTCAGCTGCCTTTGAGTCACCCTGCATACAGGCTGAGGGCAGGCACAGGAGCATACATCAGCAAAAGTCCTAAGAAACAAGCTCTGAGACTGAGTTGATACCCAAGCTCTCCTTATCAAGGAGGCAGCGATGACATGGACTGCTGCAGCACAAGCATTTCTCTGCCACCCAAGGCATGGAAGCAAAGGGCAGCCCAGTTGAAGATGGCAACTGTGATGGCTGTAGGACTTGCTAAGCAGCTTGAAAGCCTGCCTGTACCGCACAGCACCATTGCATCCCACCACAAAGAGCGAGCACAGACCCTGGCGCTAGCCTTCCTAGGCAGAACCCATAATCTTGGCTTTAGACCTTCCGCATTTGGTTCCATGAGCCACCCACTTCCTCTAGCCAGTGGTAAAAACAA
Encoded here:
- the HACD3 gene encoding very-long-chain (3R)-3-hydroxyacyl-CoA dehydratase 3 yields the protein MAGPSLRPHVHWAQRHRELYLRVELSDVQHPDVAITDNVLHFKAQGHGAKGDNIYEFQIEFLEPVEPKPVCRVTQRQLNITVQKKESNWWERLTKQEKRPLFLAPDFDRWLDESDAEMELKEKEEEKINKMKIESRVPKDPFKHLKKGYLIMYNLVQFLGFSWIFVNMTVRLFILGKDSFYDTFHTVADMMYFCHTLALMEIMNSLIGLVRSPLIPAVVQILGRNFILFVILGSLEEMQSKPVVFFVFYFWSIVELFRYPYYMLSCIGIEWQPLTWLRYTVWIPLYPLGGLAEAVCIVQSIPIFSETGKFSLGLPNPLNVTIQFSFFLQIYLIALFLGVFVNSRHLYKQRKQHLGPKKRKMK